A genome region from Oncorhynchus masou masou isolate Uvic2021 chromosome 14, UVic_Omas_1.1, whole genome shotgun sequence includes the following:
- the LOC135554486 gene encoding E3 ubiquitin-protein ligase TRIM35-like: MALRPRASSQPGKPSFLQSPKVVMALRPRAVSSHSGSMLEDELTCSVCCEIFRDPVVLKCTHSFCRACLQQFWNQKKARRECPVCRRKCSLTEPTVSLALKNVADTFFREQRSQGEAGGGPDRGGVPVKSEAKCHTHGEVLKLFCQDDAEVLCCVCHTSKRHQGHCVIPLEEGAQELKEEMKKELIPLKKSLRGLYEAKQECDDTTVHIKSQTQQTENHIREEFEQLRQFLQNEEEARIAILQEEDEQKRHLVRKKTEGITADILTLSHAIIAIDNDIASSDALFLQNYRNTKKRAVIPQKGPEEISGAMINVAKHVSSLKYKVWEKMVGLVEYTPVTLDPNTAYSWLSLNKDLTSVTNSGHVQVLPDNPERFDHFVFVLGSEGFTTGCHAWEVEVGDKDDWMLGVVKESINRKGRISGCPEGGLWMISHCEGEYMAMTRPRTPLKLTGELKRVRVQLDYESGEVTFSNPVNMMSIYTFNDFFTERMFPFFCPGANINGNNPGPLKICPVKVAVWNSATW; encoded by the exons ATGGCGCTGCGCCCACGGGCTTCCTCCCAGCCTGGGAAACCTTCGTTCTTACAGAGCCCCAAGGTGGTCATGGCTCTGCGGCCCAGGGCCGTGTCCTCTCACTCGGGCTCCATGTTGGAAGATGAGCTAACCTGCTCTGTGTGCtgtgagatcttcagggaccctGTGGTGCTCAAGTGCACCCACAGCTTCTGCCGGGCCTGCCTGCAGCAGTTCTGGAACCAGAAGAAGGCGAGGCGCGAGTGTCCAGTGTGCCGCAGGAAGTGTTCCCTGACGGAGCCCACAGTGAGCCTGGCTCTGAAGAACGTGGCCGATACCTTCTTCCGGGAGCAGAGGAGCCAGGGCGAGGCGGGCGGGGGGCCAGACAGAGGGGGCGTCCCAGTGAAGTCTGAGGCGAAGTGCCACACACACGGGGAGGTGCTGAAGCTGTTCTGCCAGGACGATGCCGAGgtgctctgctgtgtgtgtcaCACGTCTAAGAGGCACCAAGGCCACTGTGTGATCCCACTGGAGGAGGGGGCCCAGGAGCTCAAG GAAGAAATGAAGAAAGAATTGATCCCTCTGAAGAAGAGCCTCCGTGGCCTCTATGAAGCCAAGCAGGAGTGTGATGACACAACTGTGCACATCAAG agccagacccagcagACAGAGAATCACATCAGAGAGGAGTTTGAGCAGCTCAGGCAGTTCCTTCAGAATGAGGAGGAAGCCAGGATAGCTATTCTACAGGAGGAAGATGAGCAGAAGAGACATCTGGtgaggaagaagacagagggcATCACGGCAGACATCCTCACCCTCTCTCATGCCATCATCGCTATTGATAATGACATAGCCTCCAGCGATGCTCTTTTCCTCCAG AACTACAGAAACACAAAGAAGAG AGCTGTGATACCTCAGAAGGGTCCAGAGGAGATCTCCGGTGCTATGATCAACGTGGCGAAGCATGTCAGCTCCCTCAAGTACAAGGTCTGGGAGAAGATGGTGGGGCTGGTGGAGTACA CTCCTGTGACTCTGGATCCTAACACGGCCTACTCCTGGCTCTCGCTGAACAAGGACCTGACCAGTGTGACCAACAGTGGTCATGTGCAGGTGCTCCCAGACAACCCAGAGCGTTTTGACCACTTCGTGTTCGTCCTGGGCTCTGAGGGCTTCACCACCGGCTGCCACGCctgggaggtagaggtgggggaCAAGGATGACTGGATGCTGGGTGTGGTCAAGGAGTCCATTAACAGGAAGGGACGGATCTCAGGCTGCCCTGAGGGCGGCTTGTGGATGATATCCCACTGCGAGGGTGAGTATATGGCCATGACCCGGCCACGAACCCCTCTCAAACTGACAGGGGAGCTGAAGAGGGTCAGGGTGCAGCTGGACTACGAGTCTGGGGAGGTGACCTTCTCCAACCCTGTTAATATGATGTCCATCTACACCTTCAATGATTTCTTCACTGAGAGGATGTTCCCCTTCTTCTGCCCTGGAGCCAACATCAACGGCAACAACCCCGGCCCGCTGAAGATCTGCCCGGTCAAAGTGGCTGTGTGGAACAGCGCCACCTGGTGA